A region from the Leishmania panamensis strain MHOM/PA/94/PSC-1 chromosome 20 sequence genome encodes:
- a CDS encoding cytochrome c oxidase assembly factor-like protein (TriTrypDB/GeneDB-style sysID: LpmP.20.5020) — MNWYENRKLEKLELAPDFQSMQSVSLKPKTQLGGPFRLRESRTGKYITNDKLFQDKWTLLYFGFSKCAEICPSTLKFISEVMRVCDAKYGPDSELAAEERKLQAVFLSIDFIRDNPEVVEQLVRKYDPRVRGLCGTREEVDAAARAWRVYYSSVDETSEERDAREAAGVAVPEIDDTYQLDHSSAIYLVGPDGKMKDFFFKEMGVEDIVSRVGIHYSDIYGFSDTRQTPRK; from the coding sequence ATGAACTGGTATGAAAACCGTAAACTAGAGAAATTGGAGCTCGCTCCGGACTTTCAGTCAATGCAGTCTGTGTCTCTAAAGCCAAAGACGCAGCTTGGGGGTCCGTTTCGATTGCGGGAAAGCCGAACCGGGAAGTACATAACCAATGATAAACTCTTCCAGGACAAGTGGACGCTGCTGTACTTTGGCTTTTCCAAGTGTGCTGAGATTTGCCCCAGTACACTGAAGTTCATCTCCGAGGTGATGAGAGTCTGCGATGCTAAATACGGCCCTGATTCTGAGCTGGCCgcagaagaaagaaaacTTCAGGCTGTATTCCTTAGTATCGATTTTATTCGTGACAACCCAGAGGTCGTTGAGCAATTAGTGCGCAAATACGATCCACGTGTTCGCGGGCTGTGCGGGACACGGGAGGAGGTAGATGCGGCTGCACGTGCTTGGAGAGTGTACTACTCGTCTGTGGACGAGACATCTGAGGAGCGCGACGCTCGGGAAGCGGCCGGTGTGGCAGTGCCGGAAATTGACGACACCTATCAGCTGGATCACAGCAGTGCCATTTACCTGGTCGGACCAGATGGAAAAATGAAGGACTTTTTCTTCAAGGAAATGGGAGTGGAAGACATTGTAAGCCGAGTCGGAATTCATTACAGTGACATTTACGGCTTCAGTGATACACGTCAGACTCCGCGGAAGTGA
- a CDS encoding phosphopantetheinyl transferase-like protein (TriTrypDB/GeneDB-style sysID: LpmP.20.5010) produces the protein MAKILAANAGAWQPSEDDFRSALAQLHRKDSVRHAIESAQATVADQSPPHSCADTKARLLARHLLLHVLTKSDNTQAERLLWKREVHLPISKYGKPLTASYRDGHYSVTHVAEWVCCARSPAAPLGVDIATVLPHDSVLFSLFLSEEELVRTEAVPRKQWPLLFALFWTLKECVLKALGLGLSTKLQMCDISLDNIGLENISVVSNAQPGTIHIASKHHMMLSLRGNANQRWSYSCFMLPGDPSHMVSAVLQEEAVDDAMEVLFVSPQTALQD, from the coding sequence ATGGCGAAAATCCTCGCCGCAAACGCCGGCGCGTGGCAGCCATCCGAAGATGATTTCCGCAGCGCACTTGCGCAACTGCACAGAAAGGATTCCGTTCGCCATGCAATCGAGTCAGCCCAAGCCACCGTCGCGGACCAAAGCCCACCGCATTCGTGCGCAGACACAAAAGCACGCCTCCTGGCAAGGCATCTACTACTGCACGTGCTGACAAAATCTGACAACACGCAAGCTGAGCGTCTGCTttggaagagagaagtgcatCTGCCCATCTCAAAGTATGGAAAGCCGCTCACCGCATCGTACCGAGACGGACATTACAGTGTCACGCACGTGGCTGAGTGGGTGTGCTGCGCCCGTTCCCCAGCTGCTCCCCTAGGAGTTGACATAGCCACTGTACTTCCGCATGACAGTGTACTATTTTCACTTTTCTTGTCAGAGGAAGAACTTGTACGAACAGAAGCCGTGCCGCGCAAGCAGTGGCCGCTTCTATTTGCGCTTTTCTGGACCTTAAAGGAATGTGTGCTAAAGGCCCTCGGCTTGGGACTCTCAACGAAGCTGCAAATGTGCGATATTTCCCTGGACAACATTGGGCTGGAAAACATCTCAGTCGTGTCGAACGCGCAACCTGGTACCATACATATCGCTTCAAAGCACCATATGATGCTCTCACTTCGGGGTAACGCTAATCAGCGATGGTCTTACTCATGCTTCATGCTCCCCGGGGACCCTTCTCATATGGTatcagcagtgctgcaggaagaggcggtggatgATGCTATGGAAGTATTGTTTGTGTCTCCACAAACTGCGCTCCAGGATTAG
- a CDS encoding hypothetical protein (TriTrypDB/GeneDB-style sysID: LpmP.20.5000), which produces MSLLSSRGVTPPAPAFSAAAKDAPQAPRNFRRAAVLTYRTAPHPSDSIEGIFEALLMLAADQLDPNGEVRESSASRAEKRGWLGRAWRHVVNYASSNLWQMHQADFLKAFSRQLELNPAEESSTVMVSCQCFMVSGGKLHFGSLFATNCGLYFCSCTPETALAAATAAEYDASSNTTADSGDAEDEIEYIKERILFTDVASLLPSISLEQHGTVTPFIQGIPSGVVAPTALQVFTVQLSTVLQFVDLHKVALKQPKKFAAEAKRFSDDTVQDAPCTDVVQKCEYNLVCKLPPNLETLKFCALLWRLWTQRLHELGRPLENPAAHYAEPH; this is translated from the coding sequence AtgtccctcctctcctcgcgTGGGGTCACGCCGCCTGCACCAGCTTTTTCGGCAGCGGCCAAGGATGCGCCACAGGCCCCGCGTAACTTTCGTCGCGCCGCCGTGCTGACATACCGCACGGCGCCGCACCCGAGCGACTCGATTGAAGGCATCTTCGAGGCGCTCCTCATGCTGGCAGCGGATCAATTGGACCCAAATGGTGAGGTGCGAGAAAGCAGCGCGTCTCGCGCCGAGAAGAGGGGCTGGCTCGGGCGCGCGTGGAGACACGTGGTGAACTACGCCTCCAGCAACCTGTGGCAGATGCACCAGGCCGACTTCCTCAAGGCCTTCTCTCGCCAGCTCGAGCTGAACCCGGCGGAGGAGTCGAGCACGGTGATGGTAAGCTGTCAGTGCTTCATGGTCAGCGGCGGCAAGCTGCATTTCGGCTCTCTTTTTGCCACAAACTGTGGCTTATACTTTTGTTCTTGCACACCAGAGACAGCGCTAGCGGCTGCCACAGCCGCGGAATACGATGCTAGCTCGAACACCACCGCAGACAGTGGAGATGCCGAGGATGAGATCGAATACATAAAAGAGCGTATTCTCTTCACAGACGTGGCATCCCTTCTGCCCTCCATCTCCCTGGAGCAGCATGGAACAGTCACGCCCTTCATACAGGGTATCCCCAGTGGTGTTGTGGCCCCGACGGCCCTGCAGGTGTTCACAGTGCAGCTCAGCACGGTGTTGCAGTTTGTAGACCTTCACAAGGTTGCCCTGAAGCAGCCAAAGAAGTTTGCCGCGGAGGCCAAGAGGTTCAGCGACGACACAGTACAAGACGCGCCCTGCACGGATGTCGTGCAAAAGTGCGAATACAATCTTGTCTGCAAGTTACCACCCAACCTTGAGACGCTCAAATTTTGTGCGCTGTTGTGGCGCTTGTGGACTCAGCGCCTCCACGAACTTGGTCGCCCACTTGAGAACCCCGCCGCCCACTACGCAGAGCCGCACTAA